A window from Candidatus Nitrospira neomarina encodes these proteins:
- a CDS encoding hybrid sensor histidine kinase/response regulator → MNILSTKSRLAFGQVSLLISVLLTASLFGLMPDRTGAVRQGRAALAESIAANSTILITQDDVDRLEGILQLVVDRNPDLLSAGLRTESGDWLLTIGDHENHWRDNHSDYSSNTQVTVAIWEGEDKWGQVELRFTPLSEEGWLGYITGPQPQLLLFVGLMCFIGFYLYLGKMLKQLDPSQAVPERVRSALDTMAEGLLVLDNKGQIMLANRAFATLLTKTPEALLGQAVGAFPWSDIEGHPLAPGTHPWHIALNSGEAQKNERVRLTLPDNTRLTFMINCSPILGSGAKNVGVLVSFDDVTQLEEAEIELLKSKEEAVAANQAKSAFLANMSHEIRTPMNAILGFTELIKRGYGRDSVETRKHLEIIHSSGKHLLDLINDILDLSKVESGRLEIERVRFNPYLVIMDVVRVLGVRAHEKGIELELKIPDDVPETIIGDPGRIRQIITNLVGNAVKFTERGAVTVTAHAKQVAGELIQFHIDVADTGIGMNGEATQRIFEDFVQADASVTRKFGGTGLGLAISRKFARALGGDITVDSQPGVGSVFKITLDAGSAVEVAWVTPEQALTIDESGMMQEHTNWIFPSARILVVDDGPENREFVKVVLGGYGLSIDEAGNGLIGVEMAMASEYDIILMDMQMPEMDGLTATRTLRDRGLQIPIISLTANAMKGFEQELFDAGFSDYLTKPIDIDRFLAKLAQFLHGQPVRESSRQSVLPASSHRHASEIEDSSPILSKLGSTNPKFANVITRFVGRLGEQLQAMDTAYSNRDMEALAKLAHWLKGAGGTVGFDVLNKPAAELEAAAKAADLAIIEQHLHSIHLLATRIAHGAQGTPEPVAMGVPSASTSVK, encoded by the coding sequence ATGAACATTCTTTCGACAAAGTCTCGGCTGGCCTTCGGCCAGGTCAGCCTACTTATCAGTGTGTTGCTGACCGCGAGCTTGTTTGGCTTGATGCCGGACCGAACCGGAGCGGTTCGCCAGGGACGTGCGGCCCTGGCCGAATCCATTGCCGCCAATAGCACGATTCTGATTACCCAGGATGATGTTGATCGCCTGGAGGGGATTTTGCAGTTGGTCGTGGACCGTAACCCGGACCTCTTGTCTGCCGGATTGCGGACTGAATCGGGTGATTGGCTTCTCACGATAGGTGACCATGAGAACCATTGGCGGGACAACCATTCGGACTATTCGTCTAATACCCAAGTGACGGTCGCGATCTGGGAAGGGGAAGACAAATGGGGCCAAGTCGAACTGCGATTTACACCGCTAAGTGAAGAAGGCTGGCTCGGGTACATCACCGGCCCACAGCCACAACTCCTGCTGTTTGTGGGTCTGATGTGTTTCATCGGATTTTATCTGTATTTGGGAAAAATGTTGAAGCAACTCGATCCCTCACAAGCTGTTCCTGAGCGTGTGCGATCCGCTTTGGATACGATGGCAGAAGGGCTTCTGGTGCTCGACAATAAAGGGCAAATCATGCTGGCCAATCGGGCTTTCGCCACGTTGTTAACCAAGACGCCTGAGGCGCTCCTGGGTCAGGCGGTCGGAGCGTTTCCGTGGTCGGACATCGAAGGCCATCCGTTGGCACCGGGGACACACCCCTGGCATATCGCATTGAATTCGGGAGAGGCGCAAAAGAACGAACGCGTCCGATTGACTCTGCCCGACAACACACGGCTGACGTTTATGATTAACTGCTCCCCTATCCTTGGCAGCGGAGCCAAAAATGTCGGGGTCCTGGTCAGCTTTGACGACGTCACGCAATTGGAAGAAGCGGAAATCGAGTTACTGAAGTCCAAAGAAGAGGCCGTTGCGGCCAATCAGGCCAAGAGCGCTTTCCTGGCCAATATGAGTCATGAGATCCGCACACCGATGAATGCCATACTGGGTTTCACAGAACTGATTAAACGTGGGTACGGACGTGACTCGGTTGAAACCCGTAAACACCTCGAGATCATCCATTCCAGTGGGAAACATTTGCTTGACCTCATTAACGATATTCTGGATCTCTCGAAGGTCGAATCGGGGCGTCTGGAGATCGAACGGGTACGATTCAATCCCTACCTCGTGATCATGGATGTCGTCAGAGTCCTGGGTGTGAGGGCACACGAGAAGGGCATCGAACTCGAACTCAAGATACCTGATGACGTCCCGGAGACCATCATCGGCGATCCGGGCCGGATTCGCCAGATAATCACCAACCTTGTGGGGAACGCGGTGAAATTCACTGAGCGCGGCGCGGTCACGGTGACTGCGCACGCCAAGCAGGTCGCCGGAGAGCTGATCCAATTTCATATCGATGTCGCAGATACCGGGATTGGAATGAATGGGGAAGCCACTCAGCGAATTTTTGAAGATTTCGTCCAGGCCGATGCGTCGGTGACCCGAAAGTTTGGAGGAACCGGCCTTGGATTAGCGATCAGCCGCAAATTCGCACGCGCCCTGGGTGGGGATATTACGGTGGACAGTCAGCCGGGAGTCGGCAGTGTATTCAAGATCACACTGGATGCCGGCAGTGCGGTGGAGGTGGCCTGGGTCACACCCGAGCAGGCCTTAACGATCGACGAATCGGGCATGATGCAGGAACACACCAACTGGATCTTTCCATCGGCCAGGATTCTGGTCGTAGACGATGGCCCGGAAAACCGCGAATTCGTGAAGGTGGTCCTGGGGGGTTATGGTCTGAGCATCGACGAAGCGGGGAATGGTCTGATAGGAGTGGAAATGGCTATGGCCAGCGAATATGACATCATTCTCATGGACATGCAGATGCCTGAGATGGACGGACTCACTGCCACTCGCACGTTACGCGACAGAGGCTTGCAGATCCCCATCATTTCGCTCACCGCCAATGCCATGAAAGGCTTCGAGCAGGAGTTATTTGATGCCGGATTTTCCGACTATCTCACCAAACCTATCGACATTGACCGATTCCTCGCTAAATTGGCTCAATTCCTCCATGGGCAACCAGTCCGTGAATCGTCCAGGCAATCCGTCCTCCCGGCATCCTCGCACCGTCACGCCTCAGAGATTGAGGATTCCTCACCCATTCTTTCCAAGTTAGGATCAACCAACCCGAAATTCGCCAACGTGATTACCCGTTTTGTGGGTCGCCTGGGTGAACAACTGCAGGCGATGGATACCGCCTACTCGAACCGCGACATGGAGGCCCTGGCCAAGCTGGCTCATTGGCTGAAGGGTGCGGGTGGCACTGTGGGGTTCGATGTGTTGAACAAGCCGGCTGCTGAACTGGAAGCCGCGGCCAAGGCTGCCGATCTGGCAATTATCGAGCAACACCTTCACAGTATTCACCTTCTGGCGACACGAATAGCTCATGGAGCTCAAGGCACCCCAGAGCCGGTGGCAATGGGAGTGCCCTCTGCATCCACGTCTGTTAAATAA
- a CDS encoding putative bifunctional diguanylate cyclase/phosphodiesterase, with protein MATEQTNQRAYQAHNNDGLLLAKPVLNELGCDETSLTQATIMMVDDEETTMEIMRAYLEDAGYQNFVLVEDSSRAMQQIEEYRPDILLLDLMMPNVPGFEILQLVRDHPKLKHLPVIILTSSSDAETKLQALDRGATDFLAKPVDPSELKLRVRNTLAARAYQNQLAYYDALTKLPNRSLFLDRLAWFIQRAERHQDNLVLLHISLNQFKRLSTTFGPEISDQLISQIAERMSSCMRRSDVFGRGIPDSTELDSLFRVDGDEFSLLCPTMAHAEHATKLASRILKVMESPFNANGTEVYISPSIGIASFPADATDVTALIQCAVGASTQANLHGKGGFNFYSSELNSQSLERLRMEADLRHAIEGDQLLLHYQPKVEVKSGHIIGVEALVRWQKPDGTLIFPDQFIPLAEETGLIISLGEWVLKEACAQLGRWQAEGLRLQMAVNVSAKQFNDGYLVQLVRETLQSTGIDAKYLTLELTESLLMGNAEQAVETLNHLMSLGPKISMDDFGTGYSSLSYLKRFPIHELKIDRSFLTDITHNPEARALVSAMIYLAHEFSLTVVAEGVENQEQLELLTTLNCDQYQGYFFSRPIRVEALATLLHPKCLSGKA; from the coding sequence ATGGCAACAGAGCAGACAAATCAGAGAGCATACCAAGCACACAATAACGACGGGCTGCTCTTGGCGAAACCCGTCCTCAATGAATTGGGATGTGATGAAACCTCTCTGACTCAGGCCACGATCATGATGGTCGACGATGAGGAAACGACCATGGAGATCATGCGGGCCTATCTGGAGGATGCCGGTTATCAGAACTTTGTGCTGGTGGAGGATTCGTCTCGGGCCATGCAACAGATTGAAGAATATCGACCGGATATTCTGTTACTTGATCTGATGATGCCGAACGTCCCGGGATTTGAAATCCTGCAGCTGGTACGAGACCATCCCAAACTGAAACATCTTCCTGTCATTATCCTGACCTCTTCCTCCGACGCGGAGACCAAACTCCAGGCTCTTGACCGGGGTGCCACAGATTTTCTCGCCAAGCCGGTCGATCCCAGTGAATTGAAGCTTCGGGTTCGCAACACACTCGCCGCCCGAGCCTATCAGAACCAACTTGCCTACTATGATGCCTTGACGAAATTGCCGAACCGGAGTTTGTTTCTTGACCGCTTGGCTTGGTTTATCCAGCGAGCGGAACGTCATCAAGACAACCTGGTTTTGCTCCATATTTCTCTCAACCAGTTTAAGCGCCTGTCTACGACCTTCGGGCCGGAAATCTCGGATCAGCTCATCTCACAGATCGCGGAGCGGATGAGTTCCTGTATGCGCCGATCTGATGTATTTGGGCGGGGAATACCCGATTCGACTGAGCTGGATAGCCTGTTTCGCGTGGATGGGGATGAATTCTCTTTATTGTGCCCGACCATGGCGCATGCCGAACATGCGACCAAGTTAGCTTCACGTATTCTCAAGGTCATGGAATCTCCATTTAATGCCAATGGGACAGAGGTCTATATTTCCCCAAGTATTGGCATTGCGAGTTTCCCTGCGGATGCCACAGATGTGACCGCCCTCATCCAATGCGCGGTTGGTGCAAGCACCCAGGCCAACTTGCATGGAAAGGGAGGCTTCAATTTTTATTCGAGCGAATTGAATTCTCAAAGCCTGGAGCGCCTGCGAATGGAAGCAGACTTGCGCCATGCTATCGAGGGAGACCAACTGCTATTGCACTATCAGCCGAAGGTTGAGGTTAAGAGTGGTCACATCATCGGGGTCGAAGCGCTGGTTCGATGGCAGAAACCGGACGGCACGCTGATCTTTCCGGATCAATTCATTCCCTTAGCCGAAGAGACCGGCCTGATCATCTCTCTGGGTGAATGGGTGCTCAAAGAAGCGTGTGCGCAATTAGGACGATGGCAGGCTGAGGGGCTACGGCTTCAGATGGCGGTCAATGTGTCGGCCAAACAATTCAATGACGGCTACCTGGTGCAGTTGGTGAGGGAGACCTTACAGAGCACGGGGATCGATGCAAAGTATTTAACACTAGAGCTAACGGAAAGCCTTCTTATGGGAAATGCCGAGCAGGCCGTGGAGACCTTGAACCACCTGATGTCCTTGGGACCAAAGATCTCTATGGATGACTTTGGAACAGGCTACTCCTCTCTCAGCTATTTGAAACGTTTTCCCATTCATGAGTTGAAAATCGACCGCTCCTTTTTGACCGATATTACCCATAACCCTGAAGCCCGGGCCTTGGTCTCTGCCATGATTTATTTGGCGCATGAGTTCTCTCTGACGGTTGTGGCCGAAGGGGTAGAGAATCAGGAGCAACTTGAACTGCTCACCACCTTGAATTGCGACCAATATCAGGGTTATTTCTTCAGCCGACCTATCAGGGTTGAGGCCCTGGCTACCCTGCTCCATCCCAAATGCCTTTCAGGGAAGGCATAA
- a CDS encoding EAL and HDOD domain-containing protein, with protein MNTGIANYGNIFVGRQPILGPNLKTIGYEVLYRDCESDSANIHDEAMATAQVLLNTYLDIGLEHVVGTHLAFLNIPEQFLLDRHCEALPKHRVVLEILETVEPTPEVIEAMTSLSQQGYTIALDDFVFHDRFRPFLELADIVKIDVLDKTFEQLQHETHQLRNYRARLLAEKVETREAFETCKHLGMFYFQGFFFYRPDIIRGHKIPANRVALLELLGKFQDPNISFEGLVECIRNDLSLSYKILRYVNSASVGLPRRVESIEQAACMVGLDRIRTWASLIVMASGENRPMEMLVIALVRAKMCESLGQQLGADSPEKYFTMGLLSVLEALYGSSMEKLVGNLPLPDDILEALILEKGTMGAALSSVKAYEKGEWLQLKTLQFTPGTIRDFYVQAIDWANHFSPMIDEAA; from the coding sequence ATGAACACCGGCATTGCCAACTATGGAAATATCTTCGTCGGTCGCCAGCCCATTTTAGGCCCGAATCTGAAGACCATTGGCTATGAGGTGCTGTATCGAGATTGTGAATCCGACTCCGCAAACATCCATGATGAAGCCATGGCTACGGCCCAGGTCCTCTTAAATACCTATCTCGATATTGGTCTGGAACATGTGGTGGGAACCCACCTGGCTTTTTTGAATATTCCCGAACAGTTTTTATTAGACAGACATTGTGAAGCGCTCCCGAAACACCGCGTGGTCTTGGAGATATTGGAGACGGTGGAACCCACCCCAGAAGTCATTGAGGCCATGACCTCCCTCTCTCAGCAGGGCTATACCATTGCCCTGGATGATTTTGTCTTCCATGATCGCTTTCGACCGTTTCTGGAATTGGCCGATATCGTAAAAATCGATGTCTTAGATAAAACCTTCGAACAATTACAACACGAGACCCACCAGCTCCGGAATTATCGTGCGCGTCTCCTCGCCGAAAAAGTGGAAACACGGGAGGCCTTTGAGACCTGCAAACACCTTGGAATGTTCTATTTTCAAGGGTTCTTCTTTTATCGCCCTGATATAATTCGCGGGCACAAAATCCCCGCGAATCGTGTCGCCCTCCTGGAATTATTAGGAAAATTTCAGGATCCGAATATCTCCTTTGAGGGTCTGGTCGAGTGTATCCGAAACGATCTGTCTTTGAGCTACAAGATTCTTCGATATGTGAATTCGGCCTCTGTCGGGCTTCCCAGGCGAGTGGAGTCCATTGAGCAAGCGGCCTGTATGGTAGGCCTCGACCGGATACGCACCTGGGCCTCCCTCATTGTAATGGCCAGTGGAGAGAACCGGCCGATGGAAATGCTGGTGATTGCCTTGGTGCGAGCGAAAATGTGCGAGAGCTTAGGACAGCAGCTTGGCGCCGATTCTCCAGAAAAGTATTTTACCATGGGCCTTCTGTCGGTCTTAGAAGCCTTGTACGGATCTTCTATGGAAAAACTTGTGGGGAACCTTCCGCTCCCTGACGATATTCTTGAAGCCCTAATACTGGAAAAAGGAACAATGGGAGCCGCGTTGAGTAGCGTGAAAGCCTACGAAAAGGGGGAGTGGTTGCAACTCAAAACACTCCAATTCACCCCTGGCACGATTCGGGATTTCTATGTGCAAGCCATTGATTGGGCCAACCACTTTTCTCCGATGATTGATGAAGCCGCATGA